A DNA window from Vigna angularis cultivar LongXiaoDou No.4 chromosome 1, ASM1680809v1, whole genome shotgun sequence contains the following coding sequences:
- the LOC108347456 gene encoding uncharacterized protein LOC108347456 isoform X2 produces MAKRSPTRVNQTYETGCTWRMFRIFNFRESRSDRRLHLNAHANENGKSRSNSGAASTVDEKCLQIGVSPRRRDYICRSINSMVNDQVEDWENEVKKMIVDHRFVNTHYQGKDGAGCQPNQILDALQILYTNKELFIKLLQDPNSLLVKQIQELQSSQVKEPCQHARQKMMSRLNKPQNTDATQCAKPFSSSDRSDLRSNRIVVLKPGTVNVENSVETSFVSPPHSPNSFSSNAQNTRLSHFPFSCIKRKLKHVMKVRRQEQQLKTADGIPTRLSSSSKGLGDGKKVKALEISERNSPIHALSNTGKWLNSYHDLKKKKRENIIMFKDSALSMGQEAASFGESCSKNTSVSPREENILKMHVESRKSRSQMLNCGIEENFEEDINLKNSVLSHNLHAYYDIPKDGRYMDSPTQIIDMNNIIRGSGSFLDLRPEIQTLSFSSDVSSSQSCQRTDNIVNMGNKVEHPNNESFDEHFIKDDVTNLPITIIQPDESPEKRMHEKIEENHFEDLLRLSFDSMNDLVSSKDDIIDYVREILHAFNLTLKRSSDQLLDPSTFELKEKPSLLSGGTILHDCVIECFMQVYQNSGFPLHVGNVQAYVLKKLVVKEITGLVNLHCHSHPSTLTLEQLVEKDLARRGSWLNIQVDSEDIAVELEKHVLEKLVLEIASEMNYQKHDTLH; encoded by the exons AAAATGGAAAATCCAGAAGTAACTCAGGTGCGGCCAGCACAGTTGATGAGAAGTGCCTTCAAATTGGT GTGAGTCCCAGAAGAAGAGATTACATCTGTAGAAGTATCAACAGCATGGTGAATGATCAGGTAGAAGATTGGgaaaatgaagtaaaaaagATGATTGTTGATCACAGATTTGTCAATACACATTATCAAGGCAAAGATGGAGCAGGCTGCCAGCCTAATCAAATCCTGGATGCTTTACAGATTTTATATACAAACAAGGAACTTTTCATTAAACTTCTGCAAGATCCAAACTCTTTGTTAGTAAAACAGATTCAGGAATTACAGAGTTCTCAAGTGAAAGAACCATGCCAGCATGCAAGGCAGAAAATGATGAGTAGATTAAATAAGCCTCAAAATACTGATGCTACACAATGTGCAAAACCTTTTAGTTCCTCTGATAGATCTGATTTGAGGTCAAACAGAATAGTAGTTTTGAAGCCTGGCACTGTTAATGTGGAAAATTCTGTAGAAACAAGCTTTGTTAGCCCTCCACATTCGCCTAATAGCTTCAGTTCTAATGCACAAAATACTAGGCTTTCACATTTTCCCTTCAGTTGtataaagagaaaattgaagCATGTTATGAAAGTAAGGAGACAAGAACAGCAGTTGAAGACAGCTGATGGAATACCAACTAGACTTTCCTCCAGTTCAAAGGGCCTGGGAGatggaaaaaaagtaaaagcatTGGAAATTTCTGAAAGAAACTCACCAATTCATGCCCTTAGTAATACTGGAAAATGGTTGAATTCATATCatgatttgaagaagaagaagagggagaACATTATCATGTTCAAGGATTCTGCGTTATCTATGGGGCAGGAAGCAGCTTCTTTTGGTGAAAGTTGCAGTAAGAATACTTCAGTTAGCCCTCGtgaagaaaatatattgaaaatgcaCGTTGAAAGTAGGAAGAGTCGGTCTCAGATGTTGAACTGTGGAATTGAGGAAAATTTTGAAGAAGACATTAATCTTAAAAATAGTGTTCTTAGCCACAATCTCCATGCATATTATGATATTCCCAAAG ATGGCAGATACATGGACAGTCCTACTCAGATCATCGACATGAATAATATAATCAGAGGAAGTGGATCCTTTCTG GATTTGCGTCCAGAGATCCAGACGTTGTCTTTTTCATCAGATGTTTCATCAAGCCAATCCTGTCAGAGAACAGATAATATTGTAAACATGGGAAACAAAGTTGAACATCCTAATAATGAATCTTTTGATGAACATTTTATTAAGGATGATGTTACCAACCTTCCAATCACAATCATTCAACCAG ATGAGTCACCAGAAAAGAGAATGCatgaaaaaattgaagagaaCCATTTTGAAGACCTTTTAAGACTCTCTTTTGATTCAATGAACGATTTAGTCTCCTCCAAGGACGACATCATAGACTATGTAAGGGAAATTCTGCATGCTTTCAACCTTACTCTGAAGAGATCATCTGACCAATTGCTGGATCCATCCACCTTTGAACTGAAGGAAAAACCTAGCCTACTTTCTGGTGGAACAATCTTGCATGACTGTGTCATAGAATGTTTCATGCAGGTATACCAGAATAGTGGTTTCCCACTTCACGTTGGAAACGTCCAAGCGTATGTTTTGAAGAAACTTGTGGTTAAAGAGATCACTGGACTCGTTAACTTGCACTGTCACTCTCATCCATCAACTTTAACGTTAGAACAGCTTGTTGAAAAGGACTTGGCAAGACGTGGTTCGTGGCTAAATATCCAAGTTGATTCAGAAGATATTGCAGTAGAGCTGGAGAAACATGTTCTTGAAAAACTGGTATTGGAAATTGCGTCTGAGATGAATTACCAGAAACATGACACATTGCATTAA
- the LOC108347456 gene encoding uncharacterized protein LOC108347456 isoform X1 codes for MAKRSPTRVNQTYETGCTWRMFRIFNFRESRSDRRLHLNAHANAAENGKSRSNSGAASTVDEKCLQIGVSPRRRDYICRSINSMVNDQVEDWENEVKKMIVDHRFVNTHYQGKDGAGCQPNQILDALQILYTNKELFIKLLQDPNSLLVKQIQELQSSQVKEPCQHARQKMMSRLNKPQNTDATQCAKPFSSSDRSDLRSNRIVVLKPGTVNVENSVETSFVSPPHSPNSFSSNAQNTRLSHFPFSCIKRKLKHVMKVRRQEQQLKTADGIPTRLSSSSKGLGDGKKVKALEISERNSPIHALSNTGKWLNSYHDLKKKKRENIIMFKDSALSMGQEAASFGESCSKNTSVSPREENILKMHVESRKSRSQMLNCGIEENFEEDINLKNSVLSHNLHAYYDIPKDGRYMDSPTQIIDMNNIIRGSGSFLDLRPEIQTLSFSSDVSSSQSCQRTDNIVNMGNKVEHPNNESFDEHFIKDDVTNLPITIIQPDESPEKRMHEKIEENHFEDLLRLSFDSMNDLVSSKDDIIDYVREILHAFNLTLKRSSDQLLDPSTFELKEKPSLLSGGTILHDCVIECFMQVYQNSGFPLHVGNVQAYVLKKLVVKEITGLVNLHCHSHPSTLTLEQLVEKDLARRGSWLNIQVDSEDIAVELEKHVLEKLVLEIASEMNYQKHDTLH; via the exons CCGCAGAAAATGGAAAATCCAGAAGTAACTCAGGTGCGGCCAGCACAGTTGATGAGAAGTGCCTTCAAATTGGT GTGAGTCCCAGAAGAAGAGATTACATCTGTAGAAGTATCAACAGCATGGTGAATGATCAGGTAGAAGATTGGgaaaatgaagtaaaaaagATGATTGTTGATCACAGATTTGTCAATACACATTATCAAGGCAAAGATGGAGCAGGCTGCCAGCCTAATCAAATCCTGGATGCTTTACAGATTTTATATACAAACAAGGAACTTTTCATTAAACTTCTGCAAGATCCAAACTCTTTGTTAGTAAAACAGATTCAGGAATTACAGAGTTCTCAAGTGAAAGAACCATGCCAGCATGCAAGGCAGAAAATGATGAGTAGATTAAATAAGCCTCAAAATACTGATGCTACACAATGTGCAAAACCTTTTAGTTCCTCTGATAGATCTGATTTGAGGTCAAACAGAATAGTAGTTTTGAAGCCTGGCACTGTTAATGTGGAAAATTCTGTAGAAACAAGCTTTGTTAGCCCTCCACATTCGCCTAATAGCTTCAGTTCTAATGCACAAAATACTAGGCTTTCACATTTTCCCTTCAGTTGtataaagagaaaattgaagCATGTTATGAAAGTAAGGAGACAAGAACAGCAGTTGAAGACAGCTGATGGAATACCAACTAGACTTTCCTCCAGTTCAAAGGGCCTGGGAGatggaaaaaaagtaaaagcatTGGAAATTTCTGAAAGAAACTCACCAATTCATGCCCTTAGTAATACTGGAAAATGGTTGAATTCATATCatgatttgaagaagaagaagagggagaACATTATCATGTTCAAGGATTCTGCGTTATCTATGGGGCAGGAAGCAGCTTCTTTTGGTGAAAGTTGCAGTAAGAATACTTCAGTTAGCCCTCGtgaagaaaatatattgaaaatgcaCGTTGAAAGTAGGAAGAGTCGGTCTCAGATGTTGAACTGTGGAATTGAGGAAAATTTTGAAGAAGACATTAATCTTAAAAATAGTGTTCTTAGCCACAATCTCCATGCATATTATGATATTCCCAAAG ATGGCAGATACATGGACAGTCCTACTCAGATCATCGACATGAATAATATAATCAGAGGAAGTGGATCCTTTCTG GATTTGCGTCCAGAGATCCAGACGTTGTCTTTTTCATCAGATGTTTCATCAAGCCAATCCTGTCAGAGAACAGATAATATTGTAAACATGGGAAACAAAGTTGAACATCCTAATAATGAATCTTTTGATGAACATTTTATTAAGGATGATGTTACCAACCTTCCAATCACAATCATTCAACCAG ATGAGTCACCAGAAAAGAGAATGCatgaaaaaattgaagagaaCCATTTTGAAGACCTTTTAAGACTCTCTTTTGATTCAATGAACGATTTAGTCTCCTCCAAGGACGACATCATAGACTATGTAAGGGAAATTCTGCATGCTTTCAACCTTACTCTGAAGAGATCATCTGACCAATTGCTGGATCCATCCACCTTTGAACTGAAGGAAAAACCTAGCCTACTTTCTGGTGGAACAATCTTGCATGACTGTGTCATAGAATGTTTCATGCAGGTATACCAGAATAGTGGTTTCCCACTTCACGTTGGAAACGTCCAAGCGTATGTTTTGAAGAAACTTGTGGTTAAAGAGATCACTGGACTCGTTAACTTGCACTGTCACTCTCATCCATCAACTTTAACGTTAGAACAGCTTGTTGAAAAGGACTTGGCAAGACGTGGTTCGTGGCTAAATATCCAAGTTGATTCAGAAGATATTGCAGTAGAGCTGGAGAAACATGTTCTTGAAAAACTGGTATTGGAAATTGCGTCTGAGATGAATTACCAGAAACATGACACATTGCATTAA